In Rhodococcus sp. OK302, one genomic interval encodes:
- a CDS encoding alpha-(1->6)-mannopyranosyltransferase A, whose translation MTSSAALSGEAGPHVAATAQSWQRRAADFLRTPEGHSALLGFVGAAMITFGGFGAGSVRRQDPLLESMHLSWLRFGHGSILSAAIVWIGVLCMIGAWVRLGRSTLRGDVTLRGLRYIVPLWTFPLLFAVPMFSRDAFSYLAQGALLRDGFDPYSVGPVVNPGILLDNVSNVWTTTTTPYGPVHLLLTDAIVRLTGENVIAGTMLLRITMLPGLALMMWAVPHLAKKLGGNTAIALWLAVLNPLVLIHLIGGVHNEMLMVGLMVAGIALALERKHMFGIALIAVAVAIKATAGVALPFVVWIWMIHERENAVAEGREPMSPIRSFVKTAGIGFAIFVAVLGSTSLIAGVGLGWTTALSGSNKIINWLSLPTIFAHLSTLATSWFAGDHFNDILAVARTVAAVILVVIVALVWWRYRKTERDAVMGIVIAMIAIVVLSPAALPWYYSWPLAVAAGFALSPTTLAILVGLSSWLMLVFQPDGSIGMYSFPHVALATFASVVAAMSLRTEDPLRLRGRKPDEKPAEVVSTTP comes from the coding sequence ATGACGTCCTCTGCCGCTCTGTCCGGCGAAGCCGGTCCGCACGTAGCAGCCACCGCACAATCGTGGCAGCGAAGAGCCGCCGACTTCCTACGGACCCCCGAAGGACACAGCGCACTTCTCGGTTTTGTCGGTGCCGCCATGATCACGTTCGGTGGATTCGGCGCCGGTAGCGTTCGGCGACAGGACCCCCTGCTGGAATCGATGCACCTGTCCTGGCTCCGATTCGGGCACGGATCGATCCTGTCCGCGGCGATCGTCTGGATCGGCGTGCTGTGCATGATCGGCGCCTGGGTGCGGTTGGGTCGCTCCACTCTGCGCGGCGACGTCACGCTACGAGGACTTCGATACATTGTGCCGCTCTGGACATTTCCGCTGCTTTTCGCGGTTCCCATGTTCAGCCGAGACGCGTTCTCGTATCTCGCCCAAGGCGCATTGCTGCGTGACGGTTTCGACCCGTACTCCGTGGGTCCGGTGGTCAATCCCGGGATTCTGCTCGACAACGTGTCCAACGTGTGGACAACAACCACCACTCCGTACGGCCCGGTTCACCTCCTCCTGACCGATGCGATTGTTCGACTGACCGGCGAAAACGTCATCGCGGGCACGATGCTGCTGCGAATCACGATGCTGCCGGGCCTTGCGCTGATGATGTGGGCGGTCCCCCACCTGGCCAAGAAACTCGGCGGAAACACGGCGATCGCGCTGTGGCTCGCCGTCCTCAATCCGCTGGTCCTGATTCACCTCATCGGCGGCGTGCACAACGAAATGCTGATGGTCGGTCTCATGGTTGCCGGTATCGCGCTTGCACTCGAACGCAAACACATGTTCGGCATCGCCCTGATCGCCGTCGCCGTCGCGATCAAGGCAACTGCCGGTGTTGCACTTCCGTTCGTCGTCTGGATCTGGATGATTCACGAACGCGAGAATGCTGTCGCCGAAGGTCGCGAACCGATGTCACCGATCCGTTCCTTCGTGAAAACGGCGGGTATCGGATTCGCGATATTCGTTGCCGTCCTCGGTTCCACGTCTCTGATCGCGGGCGTCGGACTCGGCTGGACAACAGCGCTGTCCGGGTCTAACAAGATCATCAACTGGCTGTCCTTGCCGACGATCTTCGCCCACCTCTCCACTCTCGCGACTTCGTGGTTCGCCGGAGACCACTTCAACGACATACTCGCGGTTGCCCGAACGGTGGCCGCGGTCATCCTGGTCGTGATTGTCGCTCTCGTCTGGTGGCGGTACCGGAAAACCGAACGCGACGCCGTCATGGGCATCGTCATCGCCATGATCGCGATTGTGGTTCTCTCACCGGCAGCACTCCCCTGGTACTACTCGTGGCCGTTGGCCGTCGCCGCGGGCTTCGCGCTGTCGCCGACCACCCTCGCCATCCTGGTCGGGCTCTCGAGCTGGCTGATGCTCGTTTTCCAGCCCGACGGTTCGATCGGCATGTACTCGTTCCCCCACGTCGCCCTGGCGACGTTTGCATCGGTAGTCGCGGCCATGTCGCTTCGAACCGAAGATCCCCTACGTTTACGCGGACGCAAGCCGGACGAGAAACCTGCTGAAGTGGTTTCGACCACCCCATGA
- a CDS encoding SRPBCC family protein, translating to MAEKTKGLISIDAPADAVMGVIADFEAYPAWVAAAKSVEVTAVGASGRADRVRFVLDAGMVKDTYELQYNWAPDGMSVSWELLSGEIQKSQFGSYTLFSEADGTTSVTYELTVDLTIPMIGLFKRKAEKIITDTALKELKKRVEG from the coding sequence ATGGCCGAGAAAACCAAGGGGTTGATCAGCATCGACGCTCCGGCCGACGCCGTGATGGGTGTGATCGCCGATTTCGAGGCGTATCCCGCGTGGGTCGCGGCGGCCAAGTCCGTCGAGGTTACGGCCGTCGGTGCCAGTGGGCGCGCAGATCGGGTGCGCTTCGTTCTGGATGCGGGCATGGTCAAGGACACGTACGAATTGCAGTACAACTGGGCACCCGACGGAATGTCGGTGAGCTGGGAGTTACTGTCCGGCGAGATTCAGAAATCTCAGTTCGGCTCGTACACTCTGTTTTCCGAAGCCGACGGTACGACGTCCGTGACGTATGAGCTGACCGTCGACTTGACCATTCCTATGATCGGGCTGTTCAAACGTAAGGCCGAGAAGATCATCACCGATACCGCGTTGAAGGAACTGAAGAAGCGAGTCGAGGGCTGA
- the pknB gene encoding Stk1 family PASTA domain-containing Ser/Thr kinase, with protein MIGEMLERRYRVDAPIARGGMSTVYRGLDTRLDRPVAIKVMDPQFAADPAFLTRFEFEARAVARLKHPALVAVYDQGSDRGHAFLVMELVDGGTLRELLRERGPMPPHAVAAVVGPVLDALAVAHRGGLVHRDVKPENILISDSGEVKIADFGLVRAAAAATTTSNSVILGTAAYLSPEQVTSGVADPRSDVYSTGVLMFELLTGTTPFTGDTSLSIAYQRIHDDVPAPSSRIAGVPAQFDRLVAQATHREPAHRFADAGEMAAALRIVCEQLELPSYRVPAPRRSAQHQSAHPAPQPTPAPRPTQNPGHAATTAFVPGAAAAPTTVTPHSASPANDGIQHTRAVTAQTVRPSVADEDPADDTADQVDDPNAHFADARRRSRRTTLVWLLVIALLALALGVGGWWMGSGRFTAVPQIGGLNKDAALTALHDANLSPEIRGEYSDSQAVDIVVGTDPAAGSRVTRGSSVALVTSLGRPTVPPAGGSVNDTKSQLTARTLVPVDGGETFSSKVPIGGVAALEPAPGTAVPVGSSVKVVTSKGSPPVDVPDVKGMSENAARAALDKVGITVSETRTVFDEKIEGGKIIGTDPAVGASVSAGTSVVLLVSNSVKVPNLLGRTVSSAREELTRIGLELTVRQLTQNDSSLIVSQSDKNDLVAKGANVTVVAIP; from the coding sequence TTGATCGGCGAAATGCTCGAACGCCGCTATCGAGTGGACGCGCCAATCGCGCGCGGCGGAATGTCAACTGTGTATCGAGGTCTCGATACCCGGTTGGATCGACCCGTCGCGATCAAAGTCATGGATCCACAGTTCGCCGCCGATCCGGCCTTTCTGACGCGTTTCGAGTTCGAAGCGCGGGCAGTTGCACGTCTCAAACATCCAGCGCTGGTTGCTGTCTACGACCAGGGCAGCGATCGCGGTCATGCGTTCCTCGTCATGGAATTGGTCGACGGCGGCACTCTGCGCGAATTGCTCCGTGAGCGTGGCCCCATGCCCCCGCACGCCGTTGCCGCCGTTGTCGGCCCAGTCCTCGACGCATTGGCGGTGGCGCATCGGGGCGGCTTGGTGCACCGGGACGTCAAACCCGAAAACATCCTGATCTCGGACTCGGGTGAAGTGAAGATCGCCGATTTCGGTCTGGTCCGAGCTGCTGCCGCCGCAACGACGACATCGAACAGCGTCATTCTCGGCACGGCCGCGTACTTGTCTCCCGAGCAGGTCACGTCGGGCGTCGCGGATCCGCGCAGCGACGTGTACTCGACCGGCGTCTTGATGTTCGAACTCCTCACCGGTACAACACCTTTCACCGGAGATACATCGCTGTCCATCGCGTACCAGAGAATTCACGACGACGTCCCGGCGCCCAGTTCACGCATCGCCGGAGTGCCGGCGCAGTTCGATCGTCTTGTCGCGCAGGCCACCCACCGTGAACCGGCACATCGTTTTGCCGACGCCGGCGAGATGGCGGCCGCCCTCCGCATCGTGTGCGAACAACTCGAGCTCCCCTCCTACCGCGTTCCCGCCCCCCGGCGTTCCGCACAGCATCAGAGCGCACACCCAGCGCCGCAGCCCACACCGGCTCCCCGCCCCACCCAAAACCCCGGCCACGCAGCTACCACGGCGTTTGTTCCAGGCGCTGCCGCAGCGCCTACCACCGTGACGCCTCACAGTGCGTCACCGGCGAACGACGGAATCCAGCACACCCGAGCAGTCACGGCGCAAACAGTGCGTCCGTCCGTCGCTGACGAAGACCCCGCGGACGACACCGCAGATCAGGTCGACGACCCCAACGCCCATTTCGCCGACGCTCGACGACGCTCCCGCCGCACCACTCTGGTCTGGCTGCTTGTCATCGCACTGCTCGCGCTCGCCCTGGGCGTCGGCGGCTGGTGGATGGGATCGGGCCGATTCACGGCGGTCCCCCAGATCGGCGGCCTGAACAAGGACGCCGCACTGACCGCGCTCCACGACGCCAACTTGTCTCCGGAGATTCGTGGCGAATACTCCGACTCCCAGGCCGTCGACATCGTCGTCGGCACCGACCCGGCCGCAGGTTCGCGGGTCACGCGCGGTTCGAGCGTTGCACTCGTGACCTCGCTCGGACGCCCCACTGTGCCGCCCGCCGGCGGCAGCGTCAACGACACCAAGAGTCAGCTCACCGCGCGCACCCTGGTACCCGTCGACGGCGGTGAAACTTTCAGTTCCAAGGTCCCCATCGGCGGTGTCGCCGCACTCGAGCCGGCGCCGGGAACGGCAGTGCCGGTGGGCTCCTCCGTCAAGGTCGTCACGTCCAAAGGATCACCACCCGTTGATGTTCCCGACGTGAAGGGTATGTCGGAGAACGCCGCCCGCGCCGCCCTCGACAAGGTGGGCATCACCGTCAGCGAAACCCGAACCGTCTTCGACGAAAAAATCGAAGGCGGCAAGATCATCGGCACCGATCCGGCCGTGGGTGCGTCGGTCAGCGCCGGAACATCCGTTGTACTGCTCGTCTCGAATTCCGTGAAAGTACCCAACCTCCTCGGGCGTACCGTCTCCTCGGCGCGCGAAGAACTCACCCGAATCGGTCTCGAACTCACTGTGCGCCAACTGACTCAGAACGACAGTTCCCTCATCGTCAGCCAGAGCGACAAAAACGATCTGGTTGCCAAGGGCGCCAACGTCACCGTCGTCGCGATTCCGTAA
- a CDS encoding ROK family protein gives MNGRHGSTADFSTTDFLTIGIDVGGTSIRASVVDVDGQVLDTAQAPTPQSARSLENALDRVVRELVGRHDVAAVGLAVAGFITLDRTAVRFAPHLPWVDAPVGSDLSARLGLPVVLEHDANAAAYAEHRFGAASGHRNVVMVAIGTGIGAALLVNGELYRGSHGVAPELGHIQVVPDGRPCACGKRGCWERYCSGTALVDTAIELLAADPSASTVLAREVGIDAGGLTGRRIANAAYDGDPIALATMAEFTRWLAVGLAMVGDVYDPDLVVIAGGVASSAPLFLDEAREQYANLLTGAKHRPLARIRSAQLGEAAGMVGAATLARSAVSGPVSPGRR, from the coding sequence ATGAACGGGCGTCATGGCTCGACTGCGGATTTCTCGACTACCGATTTCTTGACCATCGGAATCGATGTGGGCGGCACCAGCATCCGTGCCTCGGTGGTGGATGTGGACGGCCAAGTGCTCGATACAGCGCAAGCTCCGACGCCGCAGTCGGCCAGGTCACTCGAGAATGCCTTGGACCGGGTGGTTCGCGAATTGGTCGGCAGGCATGACGTTGCCGCGGTCGGTTTGGCTGTTGCCGGGTTCATTACTTTGGATCGCACTGCTGTGCGTTTTGCTCCGCACCTGCCGTGGGTCGATGCGCCGGTAGGTAGTGACCTGAGTGCACGACTGGGTCTTCCCGTGGTCCTCGAGCACGACGCCAATGCCGCGGCGTACGCGGAACATCGGTTCGGTGCGGCTTCCGGCCACCGCAACGTCGTGATGGTGGCAATCGGTACGGGTATCGGCGCCGCGTTGCTCGTCAACGGTGAGCTGTACCGGGGGAGTCATGGCGTAGCTCCCGAACTCGGTCACATACAGGTGGTGCCGGACGGGCGCCCGTGTGCCTGTGGGAAACGTGGTTGTTGGGAGCGGTACTGCAGCGGTACGGCGTTGGTGGACACAGCAATTGAACTACTTGCCGCGGATCCCTCCGCGTCGACGGTTCTTGCCCGGGAAGTCGGCATCGATGCGGGCGGGTTGACCGGACGCCGAATCGCCAACGCCGCGTACGACGGAGATCCGATTGCGTTAGCGACGATGGCAGAGTTCACGAGGTGGCTGGCGGTGGGTCTGGCCATGGTCGGGGATGTCTACGATCCGGATCTTGTCGTGATTGCCGGCGGCGTTGCGAGTTCTGCGCCGCTGTTTCTCGACGAAGCCCGTGAGCAGTATGCAAATTTGCTGACCGGTGCCAAACATCGACCGCTCGCACGCATTCGGAGCGCCCAGTTGGGCGAAGCAGCGGGCATGGTGGGGGCTGCGACGTTGGCACGATCTGCAGTTTCAGGCCCTGTTTCGCCTGGCCGCCGCTGA
- a CDS encoding ArsA family ATPase yields MNGARTRIQLFTGKGGSGATTLASAAALAAASAGSKVLLMSIDRAHSLADVLAIPVPREVTPLLGGLDVWQLDMLTLVEDKFRGLSVLLDAAGAHEHGSTFDTLEPEELTGSLGIADILAIAEVVRMASSGEYDVVIVDCPAATEALRVFGAPAMVSEYLERVWPRHRRLSAVAANDVRLILLVSVIERVVSTVDQISGFLADRSNTTVHLVTSAESSAVLSTRRTLSGLALSGVQVQRIVVNGIVPQFDSVSDRSSTSDGATRWLANRRDAQRSCVDSLRLAAGAVPVEVVEQTDTEPVGLAALGDIAAALEGAAPAIDEGSVPEPQSLTELVTVTLESGTGVDSVYAMRMHLPLVDPSSLSLGRVEDDVLVGADGVRRRVRLASVLRRCVVSGAELDGTDLIIRFVPDPAVWPV; encoded by the coding sequence CTGAACGGCGCGCGAACCCGTATCCAGCTGTTCACCGGTAAGGGAGGTAGCGGGGCCACGACACTCGCATCTGCGGCCGCGCTTGCGGCTGCGTCTGCGGGATCGAAGGTTCTGCTGATGTCGATCGATCGGGCACATTCCCTGGCGGATGTGCTGGCGATCCCGGTTCCACGCGAGGTGACTCCACTCCTCGGCGGGCTGGATGTCTGGCAACTCGACATGTTGACTCTTGTCGAGGACAAATTTCGTGGCCTGTCGGTGTTGCTGGACGCCGCGGGCGCCCACGAACATGGGTCGACGTTCGACACTCTGGAACCCGAGGAGCTGACGGGTTCGCTCGGCATTGCAGACATCTTGGCGATCGCCGAAGTCGTTCGGATGGCATCGAGTGGTGAGTACGACGTCGTGATCGTGGATTGTCCCGCGGCGACTGAAGCTTTGCGTGTCTTCGGGGCTCCGGCGATGGTGTCCGAGTACCTCGAGCGGGTGTGGCCGCGCCATCGACGCTTGTCTGCCGTCGCGGCGAACGACGTGCGTTTGATCCTGCTGGTGTCGGTGATCGAGCGCGTCGTATCGACGGTCGACCAGATTTCGGGATTTCTCGCGGATCGCTCCAACACCACCGTTCACCTGGTGACGTCAGCCGAGTCGAGTGCTGTCCTTTCGACGCGTCGCACGCTGTCGGGTTTGGCGCTCTCGGGTGTGCAGGTTCAGCGAATTGTCGTCAATGGAATTGTGCCGCAATTCGATTCGGTGTCGGACCGCAGTTCGACGTCCGATGGAGCAACTCGGTGGCTGGCCAACCGCCGTGATGCGCAACGCTCGTGTGTCGACTCGCTGCGCCTGGCCGCGGGGGCCGTCCCAGTCGAGGTTGTCGAACAGACCGATACCGAACCGGTAGGGTTGGCGGCTCTGGGCGACATTGCGGCCGCACTCGAGGGTGCGGCGCCGGCAATCGACGAGGGGTCCGTTCCGGAACCGCAAAGCCTTACCGAGCTCGTGACGGTGACGCTGGAGTCGGGTACGGGAGTGGATTCGGTCTACGCGATGCGGATGCACCTTCCGCTTGTCGATCCGTCGTCGTTGTCGTTGGGCCGGGTGGAGGACGATGTGCTGGTGGGAGCGGACGGGGTGCGGCGGAGAGTGAGATTGGCGTCGGTATTGCGTCGTTGCGTCGTCAGTGGGGCTGAGCTGGACGGAACCGACCTGATTATTCGATTTGTACCGGATCCCGCGGTGTGGCCCGTATGA
- a CDS encoding class II 3-deoxy-7-phosphoheptulonate synthase, with translation MNWTVDVPIDRLPELPPLPAGLRQQLDEALAKPAAQQPSWPADQAAAMRTVLESVPPITVASEVEALSERLAQVARGEAFLLQGGDCAETFADNTEPHIKGNIRTLLQMAVVLTYGSSMPVVKVARIAGQYAKPRSSDIDALGLKSYRGDMVNSIVADEAVRAHDPSRLVRAYANASAAMNLVRALTGAGMADLHKVHDWNREFVAASPAGARYEQLASEIDRGLQFMNACGVTDPSLHQAQIFASHEALVLDYERAMLRLDNDSEHPKLYDLSAHFLWIGDRTRQLDGAHIAFAELVSNPIGLKIGPTTTPEMAVEYVERLDPTNKPGRLTLISRMGNGKVRDLLPAIIEKVQATGHQVIWQCDPMHGNTHEASTGYKTRHFDRIVDEVQGFFEVHNGLGTHPGGIHVELTGENVTECLGGAQDISDGDLSGRYETACDPRLNTQQSLELAFLVAEMLRG, from the coding sequence GTGAACTGGACCGTCGACGTGCCCATCGACCGCTTGCCCGAACTCCCGCCGTTGCCTGCCGGACTGCGTCAGCAGCTCGACGAGGCACTCGCAAAACCTGCTGCGCAGCAGCCTTCGTGGCCCGCTGATCAGGCGGCCGCGATGCGCACTGTGCTCGAGAGCGTGCCGCCGATCACGGTGGCAAGCGAAGTGGAGGCGCTGTCCGAGCGTCTCGCTCAGGTAGCACGCGGCGAGGCGTTCCTGCTCCAGGGCGGTGACTGCGCCGAGACGTTTGCCGACAACACCGAGCCTCACATCAAGGGCAACATCCGCACTTTGCTGCAGATGGCTGTTGTACTCACGTACGGCTCGTCGATGCCGGTGGTCAAGGTCGCTCGCATCGCCGGCCAGTACGCCAAGCCTCGTTCGTCCGACATCGACGCGTTGGGCCTCAAGTCCTACCGCGGCGACATGGTCAACTCGATCGTTGCCGACGAAGCTGTGCGTGCCCATGATCCGTCACGACTCGTGCGGGCATACGCCAACGCCAGTGCTGCGATGAACCTGGTTCGCGCGCTCACCGGCGCGGGAATGGCAGATCTGCACAAGGTTCACGACTGGAATCGTGAGTTCGTCGCTGCATCCCCCGCGGGCGCACGATACGAGCAGCTGGCTTCGGAAATAGATCGTGGTCTGCAGTTCATGAATGCCTGCGGTGTCACGGATCCGAGCCTGCATCAGGCGCAGATCTTCGCCAGCCACGAGGCGCTGGTCCTCGACTACGAGCGTGCAATGCTGCGTCTCGACAACGACAGCGAACACCCCAAGTTGTACGACTTGTCCGCGCATTTCCTGTGGATCGGTGACCGCACCCGTCAACTCGACGGCGCGCACATCGCTTTCGCAGAACTGGTGTCCAACCCGATCGGGTTGAAGATCGGTCCCACGACCACTCCGGAAATGGCCGTCGAATACGTCGAGCGTCTCGACCCGACCAACAAGCCCGGCCGCTTGACTCTGATCTCGCGGATGGGTAACGGCAAGGTCCGTGACCTGCTTCCCGCCATCATCGAGAAGGTCCAGGCCACTGGTCACCAGGTCATCTGGCAGTGCGATCCCATGCACGGCAACACGCATGAGGCATCCACCGGATACAAGACCCGTCACTTCGATCGCATCGTCGACGAGGTTCAGGGATTCTTCGAGGTGCACAACGGACTCGGAACTCATCCGGGCGGAATCCACGTCGAACTGACCGGTGAGAACGTCACCGAGTGCCTCGGTGGTGCGCAGGATATTTCCGACGGTGACTTGTCGGGTCGTTACGAGACGGCTTGCGATCCCCGCCTCAACACTCAGCAGTCGTTGGAGCTTGCGTTCCTCGTCGCCGAAATGTTGCGTGGCTGA
- a CDS encoding lysophospholipid acyltransferase family protein, translated as MWYWLVKYVFVGPILWVLGRPTIKGHENIPTEGAAILASNHQAVLDSFYLPLRSNRRITFLAKSEYFTGTGLKGAFQRWFFTAVGQVPIDRTGADAAQDALNAGLKVLNSGSLLGIYPEGTRSPDGRLYKGKTGMARLALESGVKVIPVAMVGTDKMNPIGSKVWRPAKVTIIVGEPIDFSRFEGMGGNRFVERAVTDEVMYKLMKLSGQEYVDIYAASLKNKQPSSPAETSPAAEPVVELVALPDADGATPDQAPVPDTRAS; from the coding sequence GTGTGGTATTGGCTCGTCAAATATGTGTTCGTGGGGCCGATTCTGTGGGTCCTCGGACGTCCGACGATCAAAGGCCACGAGAATATTCCCACTGAGGGTGCGGCGATTCTGGCCAGCAACCATCAGGCTGTCCTCGACTCGTTTTACCTGCCGTTGCGCTCGAACCGCCGGATCACTTTCCTGGCCAAGAGTGAGTACTTCACCGGTACCGGACTCAAGGGTGCCTTCCAGCGATGGTTCTTCACCGCCGTCGGCCAGGTCCCGATCGACCGTACCGGCGCCGACGCGGCTCAGGACGCACTCAATGCCGGACTGAAGGTTCTCAATTCCGGGAGTCTTCTCGGGATTTATCCGGAGGGCACACGCTCTCCCGATGGTCGCCTGTACAAGGGAAAGACCGGAATGGCCCGTCTCGCACTGGAATCCGGCGTCAAGGTGATTCCGGTTGCCATGGTCGGCACCGACAAGATGAATCCCATCGGGTCCAAGGTGTGGCGCCCGGCCAAGGTCACCATCATTGTCGGTGAGCCCATCGATTTCTCGCGGTTCGAAGGTATGGGCGGCAACCGTTTCGTGGAGCGGGCCGTCACCGACGAGGTGATGTACAAGCTGATGAAGCTCTCCGGTCAGGAGTACGTCGACATTTATGCGGCGAGCCTGAAGAACAAGCAGCCGAGCAGCCCTGCTGAAACATCCCCGGCGGCTGAACCCGTCGTCGAACTGGTCGCCCTCCCTGATGCAGATGGTGCGACTCCCGATCAGGCGCCGGTCCCGGATACGCGGGCCAGTTAG
- a CDS encoding Rv2175c family DNA-binding protein: MSAFPYCDDVLDSSVSLFQLADVAKNLGLPLSKVHQLLRDRKIIAIKRRSVLSVPEVFFDEDGQIVKWLPGLLAVLHDGGYTDKETLRWLFKADESLPGRPVDALHGDLAREVIRRAQAMAF; encoded by the coding sequence GTGAGCGCCTTTCCTTATTGTGACGATGTCCTGGATTCTTCGGTTTCCCTGTTTCAGCTGGCAGATGTAGCGAAGAATCTCGGGTTGCCGTTGAGCAAGGTGCACCAGTTGCTTCGCGATCGCAAGATCATCGCAATCAAGCGCCGCAGTGTCCTGAGCGTCCCCGAGGTGTTCTTCGACGAGGACGGACAGATCGTGAAGTGGCTCCCGGGCCTCCTGGCTGTTCTTCACGACGGTGGATACACCGACAAGGAGACCTTGCGTTGGCTGTTCAAGGCCGACGAATCGTTGCCGGGCCGGCCTGTCGACGCTTTGCACGGCGACCTGGCCCGTGAGGTCATTCGTCGCGCACAGGCAATGGCCTTCTGA
- a CDS encoding polyadenylate-specific 3'-exoribonuclease AS — MRYFYDCEFIEDGRTIDLVSIGVVCEDGREYYAVSTEFDPARAGSWVRKNVLPKLPQPSSPLWKSRDKIRDDLLKFFVPRPMVVPELWAWVAAYDHVALCQLWGDMTELPQSLPRYTRELRQFWEDNGSPALPSAPADAHDALADARHNLVKFDAIARARSLR; from the coding sequence GTGCGCTACTTCTACGACTGTGAATTCATCGAAGACGGTCGAACCATCGACCTCGTGTCCATCGGCGTCGTCTGTGAGGACGGTCGTGAGTACTATGCCGTCTCCACCGAGTTCGATCCGGCGCGTGCCGGGAGTTGGGTGCGCAAGAATGTCTTGCCGAAACTGCCGCAGCCTTCGTCGCCGCTGTGGAAGTCACGAGACAAGATCCGCGACGATCTCCTGAAGTTCTTTGTTCCCCGGCCGATGGTCGTACCGGAACTGTGGGCATGGGTCGCGGCGTACGACCACGTCGCGTTGTGCCAACTGTGGGGTGACATGACCGAGTTGCCGCAGTCGTTGCCGCGTTACACCCGTGAACTCCGCCAGTTCTGGGAGGACAACGGCAGTCCGGCGCTCCCGTCCGCGCCGGCCGACGCCCATGACGCGCTCGCGGACGCACGACACAACCTCGTGAAGTTCGATGCGATCGCTCGGGCCCGGTCACTTCGCTGA
- a CDS encoding phytoene/squalene synthase family protein codes for MSSIAPQALSESFAFCERVTAEHGRTYYLAARLLPSARRRAVHALYAFARGVDDLVDVVEPGALDDLSVRLADVERATFAELSGSDLIGASGSDLIGASGSDLTGASGSDLTGAALPTELTKVLPAFAHTVKHFGIPVDYFHAFFRSMRMDAPGTPEFRPVYRTMCELNEYMYGSAVVIGLQLLPILGVGVPLEDAAGPASKLGEAFQLTNFIRDVGEDLDRGRLYLPLDEWAPFGVDVELLEHGRRTGVTDARVVRALAHFIAVTRAQYRQAECGIEMLDPRVQPSIRTAYVLYGAILDQVESADFQILDRRVTVPTSTRLRVAVPALLRSAVRRPLPVRDE; via the coding sequence ATGAGTTCGATTGCTCCACAAGCACTATCGGAATCATTTGCGTTCTGCGAGCGCGTGACCGCCGAACACGGTCGGACCTACTACCTGGCGGCCCGCCTGCTCCCGTCGGCGCGCAGACGAGCCGTGCACGCCCTCTATGCCTTTGCTCGCGGTGTCGACGACTTGGTGGACGTAGTCGAGCCGGGTGCCTTAGATGATCTGAGTGTCAGGCTTGCCGACGTCGAAAGAGCCACGTTTGCCGAGCTCTCGGGGTCCGACCTTATCGGCGCGTCGGGGTCCGACCTTATCGGCGCGTCGGGGTCCGACCTTACTGGCGCGTCGGGGTCCGACCTTACTGGCGCTGCCCTACCTACTGAGCTGACCAAGGTGCTGCCCGCATTTGCGCACACGGTCAAGCACTTCGGCATTCCGGTGGACTACTTCCACGCGTTCTTCCGGTCGATGCGCATGGATGCGCCCGGCACCCCGGAGTTTCGTCCGGTCTACCGGACCATGTGCGAGCTGAACGAGTACATGTACGGATCCGCTGTGGTGATCGGGCTGCAATTGCTCCCGATACTCGGCGTCGGCGTCCCCTTGGAGGATGCCGCCGGGCCGGCATCGAAGCTCGGTGAAGCATTTCAGCTGACCAACTTCATTCGCGACGTCGGCGAAGACCTCGATCGCGGGCGTCTCTATCTCCCCCTCGACGAGTGGGCACCTTTCGGCGTCGACGTGGAACTTCTCGAGCACGGACGCCGAACCGGTGTTACCGACGCCCGGGTCGTACGTGCGCTGGCGCATTTCATCGCTGTCACCCGCGCGCAGTATCGCCAGGCAGAATGCGGTATCGAGATGCTGGATCCGCGGGTCCAGCCGTCGATTCGTACGGCGTACGTGCTCTACGGCGCAATTCTCGACCAGGTGGAATCGGCCGACTTTCAGATCCTTGATCGTCGAGTGACCGTTCCCACCAGCACCCGCTTGCGGGTCGCCGTTCCGGCGTTGTTGCGGTCGGCTGTCAGAAGGCCATTGCCTGTGCGCGACGAATGA